The following are encoded together in the Planctobacterium marinum genome:
- the gspJ gene encoding type II secretion system minor pseudopilin GspJ, with protein sequence MTTHKGFTLLEILVALAVFTLIGLASHSVLNTVLDTDEVSTERFSKLQDLQRAMSIIERDLQQAVERAARVQQGQSNNVVISGGLNAFESDADGLAFVRAGWANPQLILPRSTLQGVGYRLQSGELQRLYGNYVDNVIGTEPKIRVLLTDIEDLQFQFRVSRNKSNSNDDNIWQDTYTGNQLPFAIAIEIASTEFGLIRREFALATTQGT encoded by the coding sequence ATGACGACTCATAAAGGTTTTACACTACTGGAAATACTGGTGGCCCTGGCGGTATTTACCTTGATTGGCCTGGCTTCCCATAGTGTGCTTAATACCGTGTTGGACACTGATGAAGTTTCCACTGAACGCTTTAGCAAACTGCAGGATTTGCAGCGGGCGATGTCGATTATTGAGCGGGACCTGCAACAAGCAGTGGAACGGGCAGCTCGAGTGCAACAAGGTCAATCTAACAACGTCGTAATAAGTGGCGGATTAAATGCCTTTGAAAGCGATGCCGATGGCCTGGCATTTGTACGTGCCGGTTGGGCCAATCCACAGCTGATATTACCTCGCAGTACACTGCAAGGTGTCGGCTATCGCTTGCAATCCGGTGAATTGCAACGTCTGTATGGTAATTATGTTGATAACGTCATTGGCACCGAACCGAAAATCCGGGTGTTATTAACTGACATAGAAGATTTGCAATTTCAGTTTCGCGTCTCTCGTAACAAATCAAACTCCAATGACGATAATATCTGGCAGGATACCTACACAGGTAATCAACTGCCCTTTGCCATCGCCATTGAGATTGCCAGCACGGAATTTGGCCTAATTCGTCGGGAGTTCGCCCTGGCCACCACGCAAGGGACCTGA
- the gspI gene encoding type II secretion system minor pseudopilin GspI, with translation MNEKGLTLLEVMVALFIFALTATSIMKATGEHIRGISTLEEMTMATWVANNELNNLLTERQWPPENNLKGSVELGGRTWHYQHLVTETQDKEFRQVEVIVAQDDKMESVVTSVKTYLSNPNPAPVAL, from the coding sequence ATGAACGAAAAAGGACTAACACTACTAGAAGTCATGGTGGCGCTGTTTATTTTTGCCTTAACCGCTACCTCTATCATGAAAGCCACCGGTGAGCACATTCGCGGTATCAGCACCCTGGAAGAGATGACCATGGCCACCTGGGTCGCCAACAACGAGCTGAATAACTTGCTTACCGAACGTCAATGGCCACCAGAAAATAACCTCAAAGGTTCGGTTGAATTGGGTGGGCGCACCTGGCACTACCAACACCTGGTAACGGAAACTCAAGACAAGGAGTTTCGCCAGGTGGAAGTGATTGTGGCACAGGATGACAAAATGGAATCCGTGGTTACTTCGGTGAAAACCTATTTGTCTAACCCCAATCCTGCACCAGTGGCGCTATAA
- the gspH gene encoding type II secretion system minor pseudopilin GspH translates to MQHRLDKALSHKGFTLIEIMVVLFMIGLAVAVVMLNYSGTDYDKLLRKQAQRFQVVFDMASDYAVLNQMQLGLRLEPEKSQYYFMYLNDQDKWRPIDNDKLFSEHQLQEDFYLELELDDLPWLAEDSLFDSGIFDEELSVSNESTSIGEEEEEEPEPPQIFIFSSGEFTPFSVTFKFEPQFGDADPVYFRVNGHEYTPLELEGPLEFL, encoded by the coding sequence ATGCAGCACCGCCTCGACAAAGCCCTATCCCATAAAGGTTTCACCCTGATCGAGATCATGGTGGTGCTGTTTATGATTGGCCTTGCAGTGGCGGTTGTCATGCTCAACTATTCCGGCACTGATTACGACAAGCTATTACGCAAACAGGCACAGCGTTTTCAAGTGGTGTTTGATATGGCATCGGATTATGCGGTGCTCAATCAAATGCAATTGGGTTTGCGTTTGGAGCCAGAAAAGAGTCAGTACTATTTCATGTACCTCAACGACCAGGATAAATGGCGCCCCATCGACAATGATAAGCTGTTTTCTGAACACCAATTGCAAGAAGACTTTTACCTGGAGCTGGAACTGGATGATCTGCCTTGGCTCGCTGAAGACAGCTTGTTTGATTCCGGCATTTTTGATGAAGAATTATCAGTCTCAAATGAAAGCACCAGTATTGGCGAAGAGGAAGAAGAAGAGCCGGAGCCGCCTCAGATCTTTATTTTTTCCAGTGGTGAATTCACCCCTTTTAGCGTCACCTTTAAATTCGAGCCGCAATTTGGTGATGCAGATCCTGTTTATTTTCGGGTTAACGGCCACGAATATACGCCGCTGGAATTAGAAGGTCCGTTGGAGTTTTTATGA
- the gspG gene encoding type II secretion system major pseudopilin GspG — translation MKNKGFSLIEVMVVILIIGIMTAIIAPNILGNTEEAKLKKAAIDIQQLESALEMYKLRNNVFPSTEQGLEALVTASNIEPVPRNFPQDGFIKRLPQDPWGNDYQLLNPGEMGTIDVFSNGPDGQPGSDDDIGNWNINDFLN, via the coding sequence GTGAAAAACAAAGGTTTCAGTTTAATCGAAGTAATGGTGGTGATCCTCATCATCGGTATCATGACCGCCATTATCGCCCCCAATATTTTAGGTAATACTGAAGAAGCCAAGCTAAAGAAGGCAGCTATCGACATCCAGCAACTGGAAAGTGCACTGGAAATGTACAAGTTGCGCAACAACGTATTCCCCTCTACTGAGCAGGGCCTGGAAGCGTTAGTTACAGCGTCCAATATCGAACCAGTGCCGCGCAACTTCCCTCAGGACGGCTTTATCAAGCGCCTGCCACAGGATCCTTGGGGTAACGATTATCAATTACTTAATCCGGGTGAAATGGGCACCATTGATGTTTTCAGTAACGGTCCTGATGGCCAGCCGGGCAGTGACGACGACATTGGTAACTGGAACATCAACGACTTCCTGAACTAA
- the gspF gene encoding type II secretion system inner membrane protein GspF — MAAFSYKALDAKGRNKSGILEGDNARQIRSQLREKGLIPLEVEPATEKEQKISKGLQLFQPKISASDLALLTRQLATLVESALPLEEALLAVAEQCEKPRQKNMMMAVRSKVVEGHSLADAMAEFPYVFDQLFRAMVAAGEKSGHLDTVLNRLADYTEKKQHTRSIIVQAMVYPTIMVVVALVIVTMLLTYVVPKIVGQFDTMGQDLPGVTQFLINLSEWVKAYIFHTLAAIIIAIVLFKRMMLNEGFRLQVHRRLLSLPVMGKVIKGLNTSRFASTLSILTASAVPILEGMRISGQVLLNDYIKKLILESAEMVQEGSSLKVALGKTKVFPPMMMHMIASGEKSGELQQMLGRAANNQDREFEMQVSVALSILSPMLILVMAGIVFFIVIAILLPIVSLNSIV, encoded by the coding sequence ATGGCGGCCTTTTCCTATAAAGCCCTGGATGCAAAGGGCCGCAATAAGAGTGGTATTTTAGAAGGCGATAATGCCCGGCAAATACGTTCCCAATTACGTGAAAAAGGCCTGATCCCACTAGAGGTAGAGCCTGCCACAGAAAAAGAACAAAAAATCTCAAAAGGGCTACAGCTATTCCAGCCCAAGATTTCGGCCAGCGACCTGGCACTGTTAACCCGACAACTGGCCACCTTAGTTGAATCCGCTTTACCACTGGAAGAAGCCTTATTGGCGGTGGCAGAACAATGTGAAAAACCCCGTCAGAAAAATATGATGATGGCAGTGCGCAGTAAAGTGGTTGAAGGACACTCTCTCGCGGATGCCATGGCGGAATTCCCCTACGTTTTCGACCAATTGTTCCGCGCTATGGTGGCGGCGGGCGAAAAATCCGGTCACCTGGATACGGTGCTCAATCGCCTCGCGGATTACACCGAAAAGAAACAGCACACCCGCAGTATTATTGTTCAGGCCATGGTCTACCCTACCATAATGGTGGTGGTGGCGCTGGTAATAGTAACGATGCTGCTGACCTATGTAGTGCCCAAGATTGTCGGTCAGTTCGACACCATGGGCCAGGATTTACCTGGCGTTACGCAGTTTCTCATCAACCTCAGTGAATGGGTAAAAGCCTACATATTCCACACTTTGGCAGCCATCATCATCGCCATCGTGCTGTTTAAGCGCATGATGCTCAACGAGGGTTTTCGTTTACAGGTGCATCGCCGTTTATTGTCCCTACCCGTGATGGGCAAAGTGATTAAAGGGTTGAACACCAGCCGCTTTGCCAGCACCTTGAGTATTTTGACCGCCAGTGCCGTACCGATTCTGGAAGGCATGCGTATTTCCGGTCAGGTACTGCTTAATGACTATATTAAAAAGTTGATTCTGGAATCGGCGGAAATGGTTCAGGAAGGTTCAAGTCTTAAGGTGGCTCTGGGTAAAACCAAAGTATTTCCACCCATGATGATGCACATGATCGCCTCAGGTGAGAAAAGCGGTGAGTTACAACAGATGTTGGGCCGGGCAGCCAACAACCAGGATCGAGAGTTTGAAATGCAGGTCAGCGTGGCGCTGAGTATTTTAAGTCCGATGCTGATACTGGTAATGGCCGGAATTGTATTTTTTATCGTAATTGCAATTTTGCTACCGATAGTGTCGCTCAATTCAATTGTGTAA
- the gspE gene encoding type II secretion system ATPase GspE produces MSEDLMEQAEVVENEVVEAEQEDASLLPSQLSFGFSKRHRVLLDNIASPAILYHTDETELSAFQEVRRFLGKPFELNEVDNDRFEKLLTDAFQRDTSAAKQLMEDIGNESDLFSLAEELPETEDLLESEDDAPIIKLINAMLGEAIKEGASDIHVETFETQLTVRFRVDGVLREILKPNRKLASMLVSRIKVMAKLDIAEKRVPQDGRITLRIAGRAVDVRVSTMPTGHGERVVLRLLDKNNARLNLQDLGMTQANRDKFSDLIRKPHGIILVTGPTGSGKSTTLYAGLSEINSKDRNILTVEDPIEFDLPGIGQTQVNSKVDMTFARGLRAILRQDPDVVMVGEIRDLETAQIGVQASLTGHLVLSTLHTNTAAGAITRLEDMGIEPFLLSSSLLAVLSQRLVRTLCDDCRVPHQPTSQELNILGISEAQISDNSIFAAGGCVACNHTGYRGRTGIHELLLVDENIRELVHNGHGEQAIEKYIRQSTPSIREDGCRKVLAGVTTLEEVLRVTREE; encoded by the coding sequence ATGAGTGAGGACTTAATGGAGCAGGCCGAAGTGGTTGAAAACGAAGTTGTTGAGGCAGAACAGGAAGACGCCAGTTTATTGCCTTCGCAGCTGAGTTTTGGCTTTTCTAAACGTCATCGCGTGTTATTGGATAATATTGCCAGTCCAGCCATCCTGTATCACACAGACGAAACCGAATTGTCGGCATTCCAGGAAGTAAGACGCTTCTTGGGTAAACCTTTCGAGCTAAACGAAGTAGATAATGACCGCTTTGAAAAGCTGTTAACCGATGCCTTCCAGCGAGATACCTCTGCGGCAAAACAGCTAATGGAAGACATTGGCAACGAAAGTGATTTGTTCTCTCTGGCGGAAGAGCTGCCAGAAACAGAAGACTTGTTAGAAAGCGAAGATGATGCCCCTATTATCAAGCTGATTAACGCCATGCTGGGTGAAGCCATCAAAGAAGGCGCTTCGGATATTCACGTCGAAACCTTTGAAACACAACTTACCGTGCGCTTCAGAGTGGATGGCGTTTTAAGAGAGATACTCAAACCCAATCGCAAACTGGCCTCCATGCTGGTATCCCGTATCAAGGTTATGGCGAAATTAGATATCGCAGAAAAGCGCGTCCCCCAGGACGGCCGTATTACCCTGCGCATTGCCGGTCGTGCGGTTGATGTAAGGGTCAGTACCATGCCTACCGGACATGGTGAGCGTGTGGTATTGCGTTTGTTAGATAAAAACAACGCCAGACTCAATCTTCAAGATTTGGGCATGACCCAGGCCAACCGTGATAAGTTTTCCGATCTTATCCGCAAACCCCACGGCATTATTCTAGTGACCGGCCCTACGGGTTCTGGTAAAAGTACCACCTTGTACGCGGGTTTAAGCGAAATCAACTCTAAAGATCGCAATATCTTAACGGTGGAAGACCCCATTGAATTTGATTTGCCCGGTATCGGACAAACCCAGGTTAACAGCAAAGTAGACATGACCTTTGCCCGTGGCTTGAGAGCCATCTTACGTCAGGATCCTGACGTGGTGATGGTGGGTGAGATCCGCGACCTGGAAACGGCACAAATTGGTGTTCAGGCCAGTTTAACCGGTCACCTGGTTTTATCTACTCTGCACACCAATACAGCTGCCGGTGCCATTACGCGCTTAGAAGACATGGGCATCGAACCCTTCTTATTATCTTCCAGTTTATTGGCGGTATTATCACAACGTCTTGTAAGAACGCTATGTGACGATTGTCGTGTGCCTCACCAGCCCACCAGCCAGGAATTGAATATCCTGGGTATCTCAGAAGCGCAGATTTCCGACAATAGTATTTTTGCTGCCGGTGGCTGTGTCGCCTGTAATCACACGGGATACAGAGGAAGAACAGGCATTCATGAATTGTTATTAGTGGATGAAAATATTCGGGAGCTGGTACACAACGGCCACGGCGAGCAAGCAATTGAAAAATACATTCGCCAATCCACACCAAGCATTCGTGAAGACGGTTGCCGCAAAGTATTAGCGGGCGTTACAACACTGGAAGAAGTGTTACGCGTAACAAGGGAAGAATAA
- the gspD gene encoding type II secretion system secretin GspD has protein sequence MRKFRPLIKGLLAATIASMIALNSPAWAAEYSPNFKGTEITEFINIVGKNLKKTIIVDPNVRGKITVRSYDLLSEDQYYQFFLNVLQVYGFAVVEMPSGVLKVVRDKDAKSSNIPVVDGQLFDGDEMITRVVPVYSVPVRELAPILRQLNDQAGGGNVISHDPSNVMMITGRAAVVNRLTEIIERVDKAGDREVEIVKLRFASASEMVRILESINNSQGKGNTPDNLEPKVVADDRTNSVIVSGDIKARERIITLINRLDKELESNGNTRVIFLKYAKAEDLVNVLQGVSASIGQEEQTNTNNRNRRNTSREVNIDAHIDSNSLVITAEPDMMSSLEEVIRQLDVRRAQVQVEAIIVEVSEGDGTSLGIQWATEAGGGQQFTNGVVPIGSLAVAYDQAQDETTTTTTTNTNSNDPLNPTVVNSTNVEQGDPSLLANLLGTVNGFLVGAVKDDWGAVLQAVSTDTNSNILATPHLTTMDNEEAFFIVGQEVPIITGSTSSSNNSNPFQTVERKEVGIKLKVTPQINEGNAVQLVIEQEVSSVSGATSVDIAINKREIKTTVMADDGGTIVLGGLIDDDVQESVSKIPLLGDIPYLGNIFKSTSTTKRKRNLMVFIRPTIIRDGITMNKISHRKYNFIRAEQLKREERGIALMPLTDTPTLPDWNDELELPPSFEEYLQEKNKED, from the coding sequence ATGAGGAAATTTCGTCCGCTGATAAAAGGCCTGCTGGCCGCCACTATCGCGTCTATGATAGCCCTCAATTCTCCGGCATGGGCCGCAGAATACTCGCCAAACTTCAAAGGCACCGAGATCACTGAATTTATCAATATCGTCGGTAAAAACCTGAAAAAAACCATCATCGTCGATCCCAACGTGCGCGGTAAAATTACCGTACGCAGTTACGATTTACTATCTGAAGATCAGTATTACCAGTTTTTCTTAAACGTCTTGCAGGTTTATGGCTTCGCAGTAGTTGAAATGCCCAGTGGTGTACTCAAGGTGGTACGAGATAAAGACGCTAAGTCATCAAATATTCCAGTGGTAGACGGTCAGCTGTTCGATGGCGATGAAATGATCACTCGTGTGGTACCAGTATACAGCGTACCAGTGAGAGAACTTGCTCCTATCTTAAGACAACTTAACGATCAGGCCGGTGGCGGTAACGTTATCAGTCACGACCCCTCCAACGTCATGATGATTACGGGTCGTGCTGCCGTTGTAAATCGTCTGACAGAAATTATCGAGAGAGTTGATAAAGCCGGTGATCGCGAGGTAGAAATCGTTAAATTGCGCTTTGCTTCTGCTTCCGAAATGGTACGTATCCTGGAGAGTATCAATAACTCTCAGGGCAAAGGTAATACTCCAGATAATCTTGAACCGAAAGTGGTTGCCGACGACAGAACCAATAGCGTTATTGTCAGCGGCGATATCAAGGCTCGTGAGCGAATCATCACCCTTATCAATCGCCTCGACAAAGAACTGGAATCCAATGGTAATACTCGCGTGATTTTCCTTAAATACGCCAAAGCCGAAGATTTAGTCAATGTACTGCAAGGTGTGAGTGCCAGTATTGGTCAGGAAGAACAAACGAATACTAATAATCGAAATCGCCGCAATACTTCCCGAGAAGTTAACATTGACGCTCATATTGATTCGAACTCATTAGTGATCACTGCGGAGCCGGATATGATGTCATCATTGGAAGAAGTGATTCGCCAGCTTGATGTTCGCCGCGCCCAGGTGCAGGTAGAAGCCATTATAGTAGAGGTCTCTGAAGGCGACGGCACTTCACTAGGTATTCAATGGGCTACCGAGGCCGGTGGAGGTCAACAGTTCACTAACGGTGTGGTGCCGATTGGATCATTGGCTGTAGCATATGATCAGGCACAGGATGAAACCACAACTACCACAACAACAAATACTAATTCGAACGATCCGTTAAACCCAACGGTTGTTAACAGCACTAACGTCGAACAAGGTGACCCCTCACTTTTGGCAAATCTGCTGGGAACTGTTAATGGCTTTTTAGTGGGTGCAGTAAAGGACGACTGGGGCGCGGTATTACAAGCGGTCAGCACAGATACTAATTCCAACATCCTGGCAACCCCGCACTTGACCACCATGGATAACGAAGAGGCCTTCTTTATTGTGGGTCAGGAAGTACCAATAATTACCGGATCAACCTCCAGCTCCAACAACTCCAATCCTTTCCAAACAGTGGAGCGTAAGGAAGTGGGTATAAAGCTGAAAGTCACGCCGCAAATCAACGAGGGCAATGCGGTACAGCTGGTTATCGAGCAAGAAGTATCCAGTGTTAGCGGTGCAACATCTGTGGATATCGCTATCAACAAACGTGAAATTAAAACCACGGTAATGGCGGATGATGGCGGCACTATCGTGTTAGGCGGTTTGATTGATGATGACGTACAGGAAAGTGTTTCTAAAATACCTCTACTGGGCGATATTCCCTATCTGGGCAACATATTCAAGTCTACCTCAACGACCAAACGCAAGCGTAATCTGATGGTATTTATTCGCCCCACCATCATTCGCGATGGCATCACTATGAATAAGATCAGCCATCGCAAGTACAATTTTATTCGCGCTGAGCAGTTAAAACGCGAAGAAAGAGGTATTGCGTTAATGCCCTTAACAGATACACCAACCTTGCCTGATTGGAACGATGAACTGGAGCTTCCGCCCTCTTTTGAAGAGTATTTGCAAGAGAAAAATAAGGAAGACTAG